The Candidatus Nitrosotenuis cloacae DNA window TGGAGCTGACTCGTTTACCTTCAAGGCAAATGATGGTGAATTTGATAGTAATGCCGCCCACGTGGACATCACCGTCACACCACTCAACGATCCGCCAAGCGTAGATAGTATCTCAATAATAACCAACGAAGACACTCAAGTAGGAGGTACAGTCTCTGGCTCTGATGTCGATGGTGACACTCTTTCATATTCGCTGGTTTCTGGCGCCTCAAATGGTGTTCTTGAATTCAATACCGATGGCACATACTCATACACGCCGGCACTAAACTACAATGGATCTGACTTGTTTAGCTATGTCGCAAATGATGGAGCACAAGACAGTAACATTGCTACCGTCTCAATTACAATTAATCCGATAAATGATGACCCGGTTTGTGGAAATGTGCCAGTGATGGCAGTCTGGCCTCCAAACCACAAAATGATGCCAATCAGCTTTGCAATGCAAACATCCGATGTGGATGGCGATGCGGTAACGATATCAATACAAAGCATCTTCCAAGATGAGCCAACAAATGGACTTGGAGATGGCGATACCTCGCCGGATGCAACACTCAATCCGCCAAAGGTTAGAGCGGAAAGATCAGGCACAGGCGACGGAAGAGTGTATGTCATAACCGTGCTTGGAGATGACGGAAACGGCGGCAGCTGCACGGAATCCTTTGAAATCTGGGTCCCACACAGTCAAAAGAAACCAGTCACAGCAGTCAATTCCGGAGCAACATATGACTCAACACAACCGTAAATCAAAAATCTGGTCTCATTCACACAAATAAAAAATCAAGGTAGGTAATTCTAATCACAACGATGGTTTTCCAACTTTAAATTTCATAAATGATATTGTATTTTTATGAAAAAGGCATTGAAAAACGTAGATGATTACATTGCAGATGCACCAAAGGAACTAAGAGGCAAGCTTAGACAGCTACGGACAACGATTAGAAAAACCGCTCCGGCCGCAGAGGAACGTATCAGTTACAGAATGCCTTACTACGGTTACAAAGGTAGACTCGTCTATTTCGCAGTTTTCAAAAAACACATCAGTCTCTTTGTCCCGCCGCCAGTCATAGAAGAGCACAAAAATGTGCTGAAGGATTACGAAACTGCAAAAGCTACGATTCGCTTTCCGATTGATAAGCCGCTTCCTATCCAACTAATCAAGAAGCTGATCAAAGCACGAATGGAAAAAAATAGTCTAAAAAAATCAAGATAGAACTATTCTAAGCGCCAATACGCTTTCTACCATCTTGGATCACATTGTGTTGCCATTCCCTTAATTTCACTCAATTTCTATATCCTGCGAGCTTCATTAGACAAAGCGTTAACAGTTGACTGACGATCCCAAATCAAGGTAATGTCTTGTAGATTGCAGTTATTGCCATATCCTGTGATACTGATATGTCCCTAGTACTGTTTGTGGAGCCGGTATCGAGCCAGTGATCAAAAAAGTAGCCAATCCAGTCGCTTGCTACTAATACATACGGCTGATTGTTATTCAAAATAAATGTCACAGGGGAATACCCGGAATCTATCATGGTGCCGTTTTGGTACATCTGTATGTGGAGACCTTCGATGACGTCTCCGTTTACCTTCTGAGTGTTGACGTCTAGCATCGAGGTCGCAAGCATGTCTGCCTTTGTTGTGGCAGCTGCAGTATTGGATGGGGAGCTAGTGCCGACCGAATTTGTCGCGGAAACCCTGTACGCGTATGTAGTGTTGGCAGATAATCCTATGTCTGAGTACGTAGTCGGAGTAGGCGTGGTATTTGCAATGACTGACCAGTCTGCTCCATTGTCTGTTCTTTCTATCTGGTATCCGATTATTGATGAACCTCCATCATTTATGGGCGCAGACCAGCTCAGACTGATCTGTGAGGAGGAAATGGCTTTGGCCACAAGCCCGATCGGTGGTTGTGGGAGTTTGTTGTATGAATAAACATCCCCTCCGAATATCCTCGCGGGATCTGGCGTGGACGAAACCAGCGTGCCATTAGGATCGTAAACAAAAATGTCTCCAACTAGGGGAAAATGATGTGTGCCGACAAGTATTGTGGCAATACCGTCCTGTGTAATCGGTGCGTCTGCAAGAGTGGTGTTGGATGTGTCAACTATACGTACGGCCCCACCAGGCGGCGAATTGGTCACCACAACCGCATCGCTTGACGTCGCATAATAGTCCAGATAAGTTCCAGTGTGCATTGTGGGGGATGAGGCATCTACTTGGAGATATGCCTTGAATGGACTTGGCATTCTTTGCACTAGATCATTCCTTGAGACTATGAGATTCCCATCCAGATAGACCTGAAGATGGTTGTCGCCATTTGTAATTATGGTGCACTCCTGTGTGAGTGGCTCTGTGTTCAGGGGAGATTGATAGAGTGTGGTCATTATGCCTGATCCTATGACGTCTGATCCGTATGCCTGAATCACACTCCAATAGTGCCCGCTGTAATCCGCCACCGCTATGCAGCCAACGAAATTACTGTTGATCGAGGACACCACGTATAGGCCTGACTCGAATACTCCGTTGGACACGAAGGTATAGGGATTTGTCACAACTGCATGGAAGAGAGACGCATCTGTTGCGGGGGAAACTGCAGCATAGTTGACCCATTTACCACTGTATGGCGCCTGCACCCCGATATGGAGCCCCTGGGTGTCTTCATGATATTCGCGCATCAGGGGAGTGTTAACAGTACTGCTCCATGGAGTCCAGTAACTCGTGTCTCCCGTGTCTAGAGAATCGGATGCAACCAGTCCCGATCTTATCATCTCGACTGATTGGGATGGTTCTGCATTTACGGGGGAGATTGCAACAACCGTAAGAAATACCAGAAAAGTAGACGCAGTCCAGATACCATGATGGCTCCTCATTTGCTATCTAGTATTCATGATATGTAATTCGCATATGCATAGATTATTCTATAAAATTAAAACTTTGATTTCTAGGGATTCATGTGTTGTTTTTAGCTGGATCTTGCCTGCAATGGGTATTATAGTGTGTTCTGAGCCACGAGTTTTCCTTTGGAAGTATTTTGAATTGTTGATAAAAAATAAAAAAATGGTTACATGTCCATTCCACCCATGCCGCCCATCATTCCTGGGCCGCCCGGGCTTGAAGGAGCATGATTTGGGGATTTTGATGCCGCTATCACGTCATCTATTCGCAAAATCATGCATGCTGCCTCCGTGGCCGCATTGATGACCTGTTCCTTTACGGCAAGTGGCTCATAGATATTCTGGGCTTGCAGGTCGTCGACCCTGCCGTTCATGACATCAATGCCTACTGTGGCACTTCCGCTCGCACCCTTTGTCCTGAGCTGCACTTGCGTGTCTAATGGATCCATCCCAGCATTTTCTGCCAATACTAGAGGGATGGTCTCAAGACCTTCTGCGAATTTTTGCGCTGCCAACTGTGGGCGTCCTTCCAGCGTGTTTGCCCATTCTCGCAGTCTTGCCGCAACCCGAGCTTCTGGGGCACCGCCGCCTACTAGGATGTGTGGATACTCAACCACGTCCTTTACCGCCATTAGGGCGTCGTGAATGGATCTTTCAACTTCGTCCACGACTCGTTGGGAGCCACCGCGAGCCAGAATGGACACTGCCTTTGGATTCTTGCATCCTTGTATGAAGACCCATTTGTCGGATTCCACCTGCTTTTCCTCGACAGTCTTGGCCGATCCCAAGTCCCTGTCCGTCAGCTCGTTGATGTTGGTGACAATTCTTGCTCCAGTTGCCTTTGAGAGCTTTGTCAGATCGCTCTCCTTGATTCGTCTAACTGCCAGGATGTTTGCCTTGGCAAGATAGTACTGAGCCATGTCGTCTATGCCTTTCTGGCACAGAACCACGTTTGCTCCAGATGCCGCTATCTTGTCGACCAGCTTTTTGAGCATCTTGTTCTCCTCGTCAAGATACACCTGCATCTGTTCGGGAGAGTTGATGTTTATCTTTGCATCAAACTCTGTCTTTTCTATCTCGAGTGGTGCATTCAGCAATGCAATCTTTGCATTTTCCACCCGTTTTGGCATGCCTCCGTGGACCACTTCTTTATCCAAGACTATTCCGTGGACAAGCTCCGTGTTCCTTATGGATGAGCTGCCCTTCTTTTCGACCTTGATGTTGTCAATATCTGCCCTGTATTTGTCACCAACTTTTTCTGCAATCGATAAAACGGCATCGACTACGATGTCCGCAAGTTCCTCGGCATTTGATGATACCATCTTGGAGGACAGCGTGGTGACTGCCACCTTTTTGAGGAGTTTTTTATCGAGTGCATCGATTTTGATGCCTATCTGGCGTAACTCTGCAATCGCCTTCTCTGATGCCTTTTTGAAACCATCCACTACGACCGTGGGATGAACATTCTTTCCGATCAGCTCTTCTGCCTTTTCGAGAAGAGCACCTGCCAGCACTACCGTTGATGTGGTACCGTCGCCAACTTCTACATCTGTAGCTTTGCTTACCTCCACCATCATTTTGGCTGCAGGATGCTGGATGTCGATCTCCTTGAGAATTGTCGCCCCGTCATTTGTGATGGTCACATCGCCTATGGTATCCACGAGCATCTTGTCCATGCCTCGTGGGCCAAGGCTTGTTCTTACTAGTTCGGCAATCAGTTTTGCAGCGCTTATGTTGTTTTTCTGGGCATCATTACCCTTTGTTTGAGTAGTTCCTTCCTTTAGAAGGACTATCTGCGGTGTTGTCATAAAATCACCGAGCAATTAGTTAGTTGACAGATTTTATAAATTTTTGTAAGAAAATACTGAACATGTAATTTAATCATTTTAGACAAAGAAAAAAATATAAAATGTAATAACTATTACATTTACCAAGTGATTAACATGTGGTTTGATAACCAATTCGATCAAATGTTTCGAAGATTGTCAGGCCAGTTTTTTGATGAGGATGACGTCTTTGAGCGAACATGGCGCAGCGAGCCGTACTTTTACGGATACACCATGACAATAGGAAATGACGGCAAACCGGTGGTAAGGCAGTATGGAAACGTGCCTTCTCTGGCAGTATCTGACGTACGAGAGCCATTTGTCGACGAGGTAGTCGACAAGGACAACAAGCACCTAAAGCTTGTCGCGGAAATGCCAGGAGTCGACAAAAAAGACATCAAGGTTACAATTGAGAAAGGCCACGCGGAGATTAGCGCAGAACATGGCGAGCGCAAATACCGTACTAGAATCCCGATCAAGTACAAAATCGACGAAAACTCGACAAAGGCAACATATGCAAACGGCATACTTGAGGTCACATTGGGCCTAATTGAAGAAAAGCCTAAAGGCAAGACCGTGACCGTGGACTAGGTGAAAGGATGTGTTTAGTGCAACAAAACTTACCCAGAACCTGGTATCAAAAATCCAACAACGTGTAAGGTGGTTGCAAAATGCCGGACGAAAGTTGTAGGAGATGTGGCGGCGAATTTCTAGTCTCAAACTGCCGCACCTGCAAAATGCCAGTTGAGCGCATCTGCAGGTGCTGTGAAAACATGGTACGCTACGTATACCATTACTGTGTGGACAACATTCGATCCATGCCGTATACCTGCGCGGCAAGTGCGTGAGCCACACACAACTGCCGTTGTTGGACAAGCCGCACCAACTGCGGCTTCCATTTCTTTGTACGGATTCGCATTGTTGAATTAAAATGCCCTGATCATGTTCTCAAGATTGGTCGTGATCGCCGCACATGGCTGCACTGTAAACGGCTTGAATATTAGCGATTTTCTTCCTAACAAATCCGATGGACAGAAGTATCTTGATTGGACTAGTCACTGCCTTAGCTGGAGTGGCAGTAAGCACGCTCATCGCACTCCCTGACACACAACCGCACACATCATTTGCAGACAGGTCTTCTGTTCCATCTTCCCCGACAACTAGGGAATTCACCATAATTGCACAGGATACGACAATTGAGATTGCGCCTGGAGTGCGCGTGGAAGCATGGACATTTAATGGAACCATACCTGGCCCGACACTACGCGCCACCGAGGGGGACAGAGTGATAATTCACTTCATTAACGAAAGCCATCTCCCACACACGATTCACCTGCATGGGGATCACAACGAAAAAAATGACGGAGTCTTTCAGGAAGTGCTCCCAAATCAGTCATATACGTACGACTTTATAGCAGAGCCTGCTGGCGCATTGATGTATCACTGCCATGTGATGCCTGTAACACAGCACATCCGAAACGGTTTGTACGGCGCATTCATCGTGGATCCAAAGGAACAACCAGAGCCTGCAAGAGAATACGTGCTGGTAAAAGGCGAATACGACCTACAGGACCAAGAGACGTGGCAACCAGACTATGTGTTCTTCAACGGATACGCAGATCAGTACTGGAACAGTCCACTTGAGGCAAAGACTGGCGAGCTTGTCAGAATATACTATGTAGACATGGGGGCGATGGCATCATTTGGATATCACATACACGGAACCATCTTTGACGCAATAGCATCCGGGATATGGGAAAATGATCCTGTAAGGGCGCAGACGTGGGAGGTGTCGCCAGGAAACGCGGCAATATTTGAGGCACGTTGGAAGGAGCCGGGCAGGTACCTATTCCACGTGCACGGAGTACCGGAAGAAAAAGGGACGATGGCGTACTTTAACGTAGTTGACGCACCTGCAAGCGCAGTGGATGGTAAAGACATTGCAAAAACCAAGTCAATTTACATGTGGAAATGGCAGAAGGACCTGCTCACAAAATTGCAGGCAGCAGATGCAGACGGAACTGCAATACAGCCTACTGACGCACCTGCCGGAGAATCTCACCTTGAGCACATGGGAATACCGATATCGCCTGTAGTGGTTGCGACCACCTCCTGTGAAATAGAGCAGGGTGCTGCGATGCAGTCCACAAACAAGTCGTTCTATCCGCAAAAGACTCGGGTCAACGTGGGGGATACGGTGCAGTGGAAAAACAACGACAGCTCCATTCACACCGTAACCAGTACCGACGGTCTGTTTGATTCTGGCATGATGATGGCAAACGACGAGTTTGAGTACAAGTTTGAAGGTGTAGGCGAGTATGATTACTACTGTCTGTTGCATCCATGGATGAAAGGCTCAATCAGCGTCGTATGATCAGACCATAAATGTCAGAGTGATCATGCGCGCATCAGTCTCTATGCTGATTGGCTTTTCCAGTACGTTCCTGAAGATGAGCTCTAATACTGTCTTGTGATATAGCGACCAGTTTTTTCCAAGGTCATGTTTGATGATGTACGTATGAGTGTCATTTTTGACGTCGTGGTTCATGTCGAACCCTGACATGTTCATTCTAGTCTCAAACCATGACATAAACGACTCCAAATTCATGGTGCCCTTCATGAATGTCGCAATGTCCTTTACTATTTCTCCGCCTACCTTCTTGGCAATGTCGATTACCTCCTTTTCGCTCAGCTTTTTAAAAAGAGAGTCCAGCACGGGTCTGGCAACTGGAATCATGCCGACCTTTGACTCAAATACGTCCCATTCCATGTATCTCTTTAGAATCTGGTTTACCAGTACGTTGAGACTCAGGCCCTGTTTTTCCGACTCTTTTCTCAGCTTTTCTAAAACTAAATTATCCAGCCTAAATGATATGGTGTCTGATTTTTTCATTCTCTCATTGCTGTTTGATTAGATTAAGAATTTTTCCATATTTTCGCACAAAAATTTGCCGTTTTTTCTGTGCACTCCCTGCAAATACCAAATGAAATGGTGACTCTGGATTTTAAAAAAAACGAAGTTAGCGATGTTTTAGGTGCTAGTGCCGCCCTTGTTCTTGCCCGGACATGACTTGCCGTCTTTTCCTTCATATTTTACGTCGGAATGATTCTGCAAGACGTCCGTGTCTGCCGGCTCTGCAAATGCAGTCGTCATTGGGGAAATCACTCCTGCAAATACGGCTGCTACGGCAACAAGTGCGATCATGCTGATCTTTTGATTTCTAGTCATCATGCGTTATCATGTGTGTTTTGGTCAAAATTGGTATTAAGCAATGTGTAACAATGTTACCAATGTTTAATTTAGCAATATGGAATCTGCAATGTACTTACAATGAATTACATCGTGCTTTTCACAGCAATGGTTGCCGTCTCACTCTTGACATCCACGCTTGCCTCAGCTGATGCGGTTCAGATGGACCACGCTGATCACTTTATGCGCTATCAACTGGTGATGTCGCCGTACAGCCAGTTCCTCAATGATGTACCAATCGGCATGATATCGTGCGGTGAGGGACTAGAACTGATCATGAAAAAGACAAACGGCATGCCTGCATGCGTCCGCCCATCAACTGTGGCCATCCTACTTGAGCGTGGCTGGGGCATACACGTGATGGCAGATTATGACGTGCAGAACAACAACTCTGGACTCTTCAAGACAGGCAAGGGGCCGTTCACGGTTCGAACCGAGGACGTGCAGTATTTTGAAAACTATACAGGGTATCTGGCGCTTCCTGAGGACGAGGGGGTGTTTCCAGGCGTGGTGATAATCCATGAGTGGTGGGGCCTCAACGACAACATGAAGCAGACCGCAGAGGAGATTGCCTCCCACGGATACGTTGTGCTTGCGGTGGACCTGTTTGGTAAGGAGCCTGCAACCACGGCCGAGGAGGCAAGGCTGTGGATATCGTCATTTGATCCAGAACGCGGAGTTGCCAACATGAACGGCGCAGTAGACTACATCCGTACTAACTACCACTCTGACAAGATCGGCTCGGTGGGATGGTGCTTTGGGGGAGGACAGTCGCTGGCACTTGCCTTGAATAACTCTGACATGGATGCAACCGTCATATACTATGGAAGCATCACGTCGGACAAAGAACAACTCTCGTCAATAACCTGGCCGGTGCTTGGAATATTTGCCGGACTGGA harbors:
- a CDS encoding dienelactone hydrolase family protein; amino-acid sequence: MNYIVLFTAMVAVSLLTSTLASADAVQMDHADHFMRYQLVMSPYSQFLNDVPIGMISCGEGLELIMKKTNGMPACVRPSTVAILLERGWGIHVMADYDVQNNNSGLFKTGKGPFTVRTEDVQYFENYTGYLALPEDEGVFPGVVIIHEWWGLNDNMKQTAEEIASHGYVVLAVDLFGKEPATTAEEARLWISSFDPERGVANMNGAVDYIRTNYHSDKIGSVGWCFGGGQSLALALNNSDMDATVIYYGSITSDKEQLSSITWPVLGIFAGLDTGIPVESVEEFKRSLEELQIENEIYIYQNVNHGFANPSGQRHAPGETQDAWKKTIAFLHDTLQ
- the hsp20 gene encoding archaeal heat shock protein Hsp20, giving the protein MWFDNQFDQMFRRLSGQFFDEDDVFERTWRSEPYFYGYTMTIGNDGKPVVRQYGNVPSLAVSDVREPFVDEVVDKDNKHLKLVAEMPGVDKKDIKVTIEKGHAEISAEHGERKYRTRIPIKYKIDENSTKATYANGILEVTLGLIEEKPKGKTVTVD
- a CDS encoding iron chaperone, whose protein sequence is MKKALKNVDDYIADAPKELRGKLRQLRTTIRKTAPAAEERISYRMPYYGYKGRLVYFAVFKKHISLFVPPPVIEEHKNVLKDYETAKATIRFPIDKPLPIQLIKKLIKARMEKNSLKKSR
- a CDS encoding multicopper oxidase domain-containing protein, encoding MDRSILIGLVTALAGVAVSTLIALPDTQPHTSFADRSSVPSSPTTREFTIIAQDTTIEIAPGVRVEAWTFNGTIPGPTLRATEGDRVIIHFINESHLPHTIHLHGDHNEKNDGVFQEVLPNQSYTYDFIAEPAGALMYHCHVMPVTQHIRNGLYGAFIVDPKEQPEPAREYVLVKGEYDLQDQETWQPDYVFFNGYADQYWNSPLEAKTGELVRIYYVDMGAMASFGYHIHGTIFDAIASGIWENDPVRAQTWEVSPGNAAIFEARWKEPGRYLFHVHGVPEEKGTMAYFNVVDAPASAVDGKDIAKTKSIYMWKWQKDLLTKLQAADADGTAIQPTDAPAGESHLEHMGIPISPVVVATTSCEIEQGAAMQSTNKSFYPQKTRVNVGDTVQWKNNDSSIHTVTSTDGLFDSGMMMANDEFEYKFEGVGEYDYYCLLHPWMKGSISVV
- the thsB gene encoding thermosome subunit beta, whose translation is MTTPQIVLLKEGTTQTKGNDAQKNNISAAKLIAELVRTSLGPRGMDKMLVDTIGDVTITNDGATILKEIDIQHPAAKMMVEVSKATDVEVGDGTTSTVVLAGALLEKAEELIGKNVHPTVVVDGFKKASEKAIAELRQIGIKIDALDKKLLKKVAVTTLSSKMVSSNAEELADIVVDAVLSIAEKVGDKYRADIDNIKVEKKGSSSIRNTELVHGIVLDKEVVHGGMPKRVENAKIALLNAPLEIEKTEFDAKININSPEQMQVYLDEENKMLKKLVDKIAASGANVVLCQKGIDDMAQYYLAKANILAVRRIKESDLTKLSKATGARIVTNINELTDRDLGSAKTVEEKQVESDKWVFIQGCKNPKAVSILARGGSQRVVDEVERSIHDALMAVKDVVEYPHILVGGGAPEARVAARLREWANTLEGRPQLAAQKFAEGLETIPLVLAENAGMDPLDTQVQLRTKGASGSATVGIDVMNGRVDDLQAQNIYEPLAVKEQVINAATEAACMILRIDDVIAASKSPNHAPSSPGGPGMMGGMGGMDM
- a CDS encoding fibronectin type III domain-containing protein, coding for MRSHHGIWTASTFLVFLTVVAISPVNAEPSQSVEMIRSGLVASDSLDTGDTSYWTPWSSTVNTPLMREYHEDTQGLHIGVQAPYSGKWVNYAAVSPATDASLFHAVVTNPYTFVSNGVFESGLYVVSSINSNFVGCIAVADYSGHYWSVIQAYGSDVIGSGIMTTLYQSPLNTEPLTQECTIITNGDNHLQVYLDGNLIVSRNDLVQRMPSPFKAYLQVDASSPTMHTGTYLDYYATSSDAVVVTNSPPGGAVRIVDTSNTTLADAPITQDGIATILVGTHHFPLVGDIFVYDPNGTLVSSTPDPARIFGGDVYSYNKLPQPPIGLVAKAISSSQISLSWSAPINDGGSSIIGYQIERTDNGADWSVIANTTPTPTTYSDIGLSANTTYAYRVSATNSVGTSSPSNTAAATTKADMLATSMLDVNTQKVNGDVIEGLHIQMYQNGTMIDSGYSPVTFILNNNQPYVLVASDWIGYFFDHWLDTGSTNSTRDISVSQDMAITAIYKTLP